The following are encoded together in the Rhabdothermincola salaria genome:
- the dapB gene encoding 4-hydroxy-tetrahydrodipicolinate reductase, giving the protein MRAVTLRVGVFGAGGRMGRTVCQAVAADPALELVAAVDPHHAGLDLRQVAGVDLPWQVAMGADVFVDAKVDVAVDFTHVSAGRQNLRWLADHGIHAVTGTTGFTDADYESFAHAFSRSNCVIAPNFAIGAVLMMRFAELAAPYFETAEIIELHHDEKLDAPSGTAMLTAERMAAASAEWAPDPTTTEVLEGARGGAGPGDIRVHSLRLRGMVAHQEVVLGTTGQTLSIRHDSYDRASFMPGVLIAVKAVAGCPGVTVGLDALLDL; this is encoded by the coding sequence TTGCGCGCTGTGACGCTGCGTGTCGGGGTGTTCGGGGCAGGAGGGCGGATGGGTCGCACCGTCTGCCAGGCCGTGGCCGCCGACCCCGCGCTCGAGCTGGTGGCGGCCGTCGACCCGCACCATGCGGGCCTCGACCTGCGCCAGGTGGCGGGCGTGGACCTGCCGTGGCAGGTGGCGATGGGCGCCGACGTGTTCGTCGATGCCAAGGTCGACGTCGCCGTCGACTTCACCCACGTCAGCGCCGGACGCCAGAACCTGCGATGGCTCGCCGACCACGGCATCCACGCCGTCACCGGCACCACCGGCTTCACCGACGCCGACTACGAGAGCTTCGCCCACGCGTTCAGCCGCTCGAACTGCGTCATCGCCCCCAACTTCGCCATCGGCGCGGTGCTGATGATGCGCTTCGCCGAGCTGGCCGCCCCCTACTTCGAGACCGCCGAGATCATCGAGCTGCACCACGACGAGAAGCTCGACGCTCCGTCGGGCACGGCCATGCTCACCGCCGAGCGCATGGCGGCGGCGTCGGCCGAGTGGGCCCCCGACCCCACCACCACCGAGGTGCTCGAGGGCGCTCGCGGCGGCGCCGGCCCCGGCGACATCCGGGTGCACTCGCTGCGCCTGCGGGGGATGGTCGCCCACCAGGAGGTGGTGCTGGGCACCACCGGCCAGACCCTCAGCATCCGCCACGACTCCTACGACCGGGCCTCGTTCATGCCCGGTGTGCTGATCGCGGTCAAGGCGGTGGCGGGCTGTCCCGGGGTCACCGTCGGCCTCGACGCCCTCCTGGATCTGTAG
- a CDS encoding ferritin-like domain-containing protein, which translates to MTSTERLIGRTEVDDLDAILGITNDDVDAVAHTVANNAESIFTWDYEKGARPALEKLYEKAKSSQWNGETDLPWELDVDQEAVVVANAAANNRGANLDVSGTFFESWGDKEWTELGIQSQNWILSQFMHGEQGALICTAKIVETVPWIDAKYYAATQVMDEARHVEVFAKYLNEKLSGSYPVNAHLRLLLDDIVADPRWDMTYLGMQIMVEGLALAAFGFMHQMTTEPLLKQLLRYVMSDEARHVAFGVLSLKEYYAELDAAEIRERQEFAYEAAVRMRDRFLQQEVWERMGVDVKEAVSVAMRGPDQLLFQQMLFSKIVPNCRKLGLLDAGDGWLRTKFTELGVIEFENLVDTGEEYEDFALATSEVRPA; encoded by the coding sequence ATGACCAGCACCGAACGCCTCATCGGCCGGACCGAGGTCGACGACCTCGACGCCATCCTCGGCATCACCAACGATGACGTCGACGCGGTGGCGCACACCGTGGCCAACAACGCCGAGTCCATCTTCACCTGGGACTACGAGAAGGGCGCCCGGCCGGCGCTGGAGAAGCTCTACGAGAAGGCCAAGAGCTCGCAGTGGAACGGTGAGACCGACCTGCCCTGGGAGCTCGACGTCGACCAGGAGGCCGTCGTCGTGGCCAACGCCGCGGCCAACAACCGGGGCGCCAACCTCGACGTCTCCGGGACCTTCTTCGAGTCGTGGGGCGACAAGGAGTGGACCGAGCTCGGCATCCAGTCCCAGAACTGGATCCTGAGCCAGTTCATGCACGGCGAGCAGGGCGCGCTGATCTGCACCGCCAAGATCGTCGAGACGGTGCCCTGGATCGACGCCAAGTACTACGCCGCCACCCAGGTCATGGACGAGGCCCGCCACGTCGAGGTGTTCGCCAAGTACCTGAACGAGAAGCTCTCGGGCAGCTACCCGGTCAACGCCCACCTGCGGCTCCTGCTCGACGACATCGTCGCCGACCCCCGATGGGACATGACGTACCTGGGGATGCAGATCATGGTGGAGGGCCTGGCCCTCGCCGCGTTCGGCTTCATGCACCAGATGACCACCGAACCGCTGCTCAAGCAGCTGCTGCGCTACGTCATGAGCGACGAGGCCCGGCACGTGGCCTTCGGGGTGCTGTCGCTCAAGGAGTACTACGCCGAGCTCGACGCCGCCGAGATCCGTGAGCGCCAGGAGTTCGCGTACGAGGCCGCCGTGCGCATGCGCGACCGCTTCTTGCAACAAGAGGTCTGGGAGCGCATGGGCGTCGACGTCAAGGAGGCCGTCTCGGTGGCCATGCGCGGGCCCGACCAGCTGCTGTTCCAGCAGATGCTGTTCTCCAAGATCGTGCCCAACTGTCGCAAGCTCGGCCTGCTCGACGCCGGCGACGGTTGGCTGCGCACCAAGTTTACCGAGCTCGGCGTGATCGAGTTCGAGAACCTCGTCGACACCGGCGAGGAGTACGAGGACTTCGCCCTCGCCACCAGCGAGGTCCGCCCGGCCTAG
- a CDS encoding TetR/AcrR family transcriptional regulator yields MAPTTPADGSGRDRPDERRIRFYRAAVDCVDVAGLDATSVEDVARAAGSSRATLYRVFPGGRQQLITETVTWEVARFFARIESAVADEPDLASKLSTGLVVGHRALDQHALLQRLLRTEPEAVLSELSVATSLVLGAIVDYLGALLDRARRDGVVRADCDVPEAAEHLARLYLSYLGSPGRWDLDDPAAVGRLVESQFLAGVRAVPA; encoded by the coding sequence ATGGCCCCGACGACCCCGGCGGACGGGTCCGGGAGGGACCGGCCCGACGAACGGCGGATCCGCTTCTACCGGGCCGCCGTCGACTGTGTCGATGTGGCCGGCCTCGACGCCACGTCCGTCGAGGACGTGGCCCGCGCCGCCGGGTCGTCACGCGCCACGCTGTATCGGGTCTTCCCGGGGGGCCGCCAGCAGCTGATCACCGAGACGGTGACCTGGGAGGTCGCCCGGTTCTTCGCCCGGATCGAGTCGGCGGTGGCCGACGAGCCCGACCTGGCATCGAAGCTCTCCACCGGTCTGGTCGTGGGGCACCGGGCGCTCGACCAGCACGCGCTCCTGCAGCGGCTGCTGCGCACCGAACCCGAAGCGGTGCTCTCCGAGCTGTCCGTGGCCACCTCGTTGGTGCTGGGTGCCATCGTCGACTACCTCGGTGCGCTCCTCGACCGAGCCCGCCGCGACGGGGTCGTGCGTGCCGACTGCGACGTCCCCGAGGCGGCCGAGCACCTGGCCCGCCTCTACCTCTCCTACCTCGGCAGCCCCGGACGCTGGGACCTCGACGACCCGGCCGCGGTGGGTCGCCTGGTCGAGTCGCAGTTCCTCGCCGGCGTGCGAGCCGTCCCGGCGTAG
- a CDS encoding TlpA family protein disulfide reductase produces the protein MTDQRSANRSNRRTDRGALVAAVAVVVVLVGAACGGSTDDAGSDTPASDTTAAPSTTTAAGATGADPTSPTTAGTPMAELEPWQTIEITDVDGATFTLGDFAGTPVFVENFATWCSTCRSQLGTTQAAAASLGDEAVFVVLSVETSLSPAEVADYAEDNGFTDMRFAVMTPELLAAFVEAFGNSAVNPPSTPHVVIGPSGAAGEMSTGSIGEADIVDALRSAV, from the coding sequence ATGACCGACCAGCGTTCCGCGAACCGCTCGAACCGTCGCACCGACCGAGGCGCGCTGGTCGCCGCGGTGGCCGTGGTGGTCGTCCTGGTGGGGGCGGCGTGCGGCGGGTCGACCGACGACGCCGGGTCCGACACCCCGGCGTCCGACACCACCGCGGCGCCGAGCACGACCACCGCGGCGGGGGCGACCGGGGCCGACCCCACGTCGCCGACCACGGCGGGCACCCCGATGGCCGAGCTGGAGCCGTGGCAGACCATCGAGATCACCGACGTCGACGGTGCGACGTTCACCCTGGGCGACTTCGCCGGCACCCCGGTGTTCGTCGAGAACTTCGCCACCTGGTGCTCGACCTGCCGGTCGCAGCTGGGCACCACGCAGGCGGCGGCTGCCTCCCTGGGTGACGAAGCGGTGTTCGTGGTGCTCAGCGTGGAGACGTCGCTGTCGCCCGCGGAGGTGGCCGACTACGCCGAGGACAACGGGTTCACCGACATGCGTTTCGCCGTCATGACCCCTGAGCTGCTGGCGGCGTTCGTCGAGGCCTTCGGCAACAGCGCCGTCAACCCGCCGAGCACCCCGCACGTGGTGATCGGCCCGTCGGGCGCCGCCGGCGAGATGAGCACCGGGAGCATCGGCGAGGCCGACATCGTCGACGCCCTGCGCTCGGCCGTCTGA
- a CDS encoding TetR/AcrR family transcriptional regulator produces MDVTAPAPNPVAPTVDVFGTTLEERVLLAARDCIGAKGLRDTTVDDIAVAAGCGRASIYRLFPGGRRGLLLAMVHAEVEALLEGLADTVDAAADLPTAVAEAVHAAASALAVHPVLQRSLVEDPGSVLPYISFDGAAPLYARVAAWGRDHLARFVGPDDAEAVGEWAARIVLGHLHQPSTRFDLTDPACVRHLVDAYLVPGVRAGALA; encoded by the coding sequence ATGGATGTCACAGCGCCTGCTCCGAACCCGGTCGCCCCCACCGTCGACGTCTTCGGCACGACCCTCGAGGAGCGGGTCCTGCTCGCCGCCCGCGACTGCATCGGGGCCAAGGGCCTGCGCGACACCACTGTCGACGACATCGCGGTGGCGGCGGGCTGCGGGCGGGCCAGCATCTACCGGCTGTTCCCCGGCGGACGACGCGGGCTGCTGCTGGCCATGGTCCACGCCGAGGTGGAAGCGCTGCTCGAGGGCCTCGCCGACACCGTCGACGCCGCGGCCGACCTGCCCACCGCGGTGGCCGAGGCCGTGCACGCCGCCGCCTCCGCCTTGGCGGTGCACCCGGTGCTGCAGCGTTCCCTCGTCGAGGACCCCGGATCCGTCCTGCCCTACATCTCCTTCGACGGCGCCGCCCCTCTCTACGCCCGGGTGGCGGCATGGGGCCGTGACCACCTCGCCCGCTTCGTGGGCCCCGACGACGCCGAGGCCGTGGGGGAGTGGGCGGCGCGCATCGTGCTCGGCCACCTCCACCAACCCAGCACCCGGTTCGACCTCACCGACCCGGCGTGCGTGCGCCACCTCGTCGACGCGTACCTCGTGCCCGGCGTCCGCGCCGGAGCCCTCGCATGA
- a CDS encoding DedA family protein produces the protein MTQLADAFWPSLVDRAPELLIALSARNRYLVLVAGRIDEWAYFLIGTIRLMAPDPFLFALGWFYGPAALRWMETRTPTVGSIMRTVEKLFVRFGHPLVVIIPNNYVCIIAGAAGMSPWLFGFLNLTGTVGRLVVIRIVGDVFSGPIDTVLGWIGDYRIPLLVISITIVAIGAAAEARRGRRELAALHLLEAQGPGAEPEDEPSAADAEPPPPGSTVDPEAMGDLDAGHDSLGATGSGTPGDDGPGTPGDVDAGPERP, from the coding sequence ATGACCCAGCTGGCGGATGCCTTCTGGCCCAGCCTCGTCGATCGGGCGCCGGAGCTGTTGATCGCCCTCAGCGCCCGCAACCGCTACCTGGTGCTGGTGGCCGGGCGCATCGACGAGTGGGCCTACTTCCTCATAGGCACGATCCGGCTCATGGCCCCGGATCCGTTCCTCTTCGCCCTGGGGTGGTTCTACGGCCCGGCCGCGCTGCGCTGGATGGAGACGCGCACCCCCACCGTCGGTTCCATCATGCGCACGGTGGAGAAGCTGTTCGTGCGCTTCGGTCATCCCCTCGTGGTGATCATCCCCAACAACTACGTGTGCATCATCGCCGGAGCCGCAGGCATGTCGCCGTGGCTGTTCGGGTTCTTGAACCTCACCGGCACGGTGGGCCGGCTGGTGGTCATCCGCATCGTCGGCGACGTCTTCTCGGGACCCATCGACACGGTGCTGGGCTGGATCGGCGACTACCGCATCCCGCTGCTCGTCATCTCGATCACCATCGTGGCGATCGGCGCGGCCGCCGAGGCCCGCCGGGGCCGCAGGGAGCTCGCCGCCCTGCACCTGCTCGAGGCCCAAGGACCCGGCGCCGAGCCCGAGGACGAGCCGTCCGCCGCCGACGCCGAGCCCCCTCCGCCGGGCTCGACGGTCGACCCCGAGGCGATGGGCGACCTCGACGCCGGCCACGACTCGCTGGGTGCCACCGGCTCCGGGACCCCGGGCGACGACGGGCCGGGGACCCCGGGCGACGTCGATGCCGGCCCCGAACGCCCTTGA
- the dapA gene encoding 4-hydroxy-tetrahydrodipicolinate synthase: MPRFGPVITAMITPFDETGAVDHDGAAVLARHLVEQGNDALVVSGTTGEVSCLDDAEQVALWHTVREAVDVPIMVGSGTNDTRHAGELTARAAGAGMDGVLVVTPYYNRPSQAGIEAHFRHVASCTELPMVIYDIPVRTGRKVSTEVLLRLAREVPNILGVKDAAGNPGETARLIAQAPDGFEVYSGDDPLTLPLLAVGAVGVIGVATHWCAPVMADMFAAYAKGDVARATELNARMVESYAYETGDDAPNPVPTKAMLRALGLPAGECRPPLGPTPEGLEARALEVHRRLYKA; encoded by the coding sequence ATGCCACGCTTCGGTCCGGTGATCACCGCCATGATCACACCGTTCGACGAGACCGGTGCGGTCGACCACGACGGCGCCGCCGTGCTGGCCCGCCACCTGGTCGAGCAGGGCAACGACGCGCTCGTGGTGAGCGGCACCACCGGTGAGGTGTCGTGCCTCGACGATGCCGAGCAGGTCGCCCTGTGGCACACGGTGCGCGAGGCCGTCGACGTCCCCATCATGGTGGGCAGCGGCACCAACGACACCCGCCACGCAGGTGAGCTCACCGCCCGGGCAGCCGGTGCGGGCATGGACGGCGTCCTCGTGGTCACCCCGTACTACAACCGCCCGTCGCAGGCCGGTATCGAGGCCCACTTCCGCCACGTGGCCTCCTGCACCGAGCTCCCGATGGTGATCTACGACATCCCGGTGCGCACCGGCCGCAAGGTCAGCACCGAGGTGCTGTTGCGGTTGGCCCGTGAGGTGCCCAACATCCTCGGGGTGAAGGACGCCGCCGGGAACCCCGGCGAGACCGCCCGTCTGATCGCCCAGGCGCCCGACGGCTTCGAGGTCTACAGCGGCGACGACCCGCTCACCCTGCCGCTGCTGGCGGTCGGTGCGGTCGGGGTCATCGGGGTGGCCACCCACTGGTGCGCCCCGGTCATGGCCGACATGTTCGCCGCCTACGCCAAGGGCGATGTCGCCCGGGCCACCGAGCTGAACGCCCGTATGGTCGAGAGCTACGCCTACGAGACCGGCGACGACGCGCCCAACCCGGTGCCGACCAAGGCCATGTTGCGGGCGCTCGGCCTGCCGGCCGGGGAGTGCCGACCCCCGTTGGGCCCCACGCCCGAGGGCCTCGAAGCCCGGGCCCTCGAGGTCCACCGGCGGCTCTACAAGGCGTGA
- a CDS encoding cytochrome c biogenesis CcdA family protein has translation MDQFLEAFSLGNAAILGNVCMLPLYPGLFVLLANQRRDPRAARTVKWMGLLVLAGIVTVMVALGFLFHQIQRSVADVLGWLLPVMYGLVLVLGIAMLVGRNPFARLSGTQVPILRSPAATAYVYGMLLAPLTLPCTGPLIVSAFVVGSVSGSGALVDSLLYFLWFALGFGWPLVLLPLLAAPAQHQITRFLTRRHRAITVASGLLLVGIAAFGFWTDVRPEYV, from the coding sequence ATGGACCAGTTCCTCGAGGCGTTCTCCCTCGGCAACGCCGCCATCCTCGGCAACGTCTGCATGCTCCCGCTGTACCCGGGGCTCTTCGTGCTGTTGGCCAACCAGCGCCGGGACCCGAGGGCCGCCCGCACGGTGAAGTGGATGGGCCTGCTGGTGCTGGCCGGGATCGTCACGGTGATGGTGGCGTTGGGCTTCCTCTTCCACCAGATCCAACGCAGCGTGGCCGACGTCCTCGGCTGGTTGCTCCCGGTCATGTACGGCCTGGTGCTCGTCCTCGGCATCGCCATGCTGGTGGGCCGCAACCCGTTCGCCCGCCTGTCCGGGACCCAGGTGCCGATCCTGCGGAGCCCGGCGGCCACCGCCTACGTGTACGGGATGCTGCTCGCTCCGCTCACCCTTCCGTGCACGGGGCCTCTCATCGTGTCGGCCTTCGTCGTCGGCAGCGTCAGCGGGAGCGGCGCGCTGGTCGACTCCCTCCTCTACTTCCTGTGGTTCGCCCTCGGGTTCGGTTGGCCTCTCGTGCTGTTGCCGTTGCTGGCCGCGCCCGCGCAGCACCAGATCACCCGCTTCCTGACCCGCCGTCATCGCGCCATCACCGTGGCGTCGGGCCTGCTGCTCGTCGGCATCGCCGCGTTCGGGTTCTGGACCGACGTCAGGCCCGAGTACGTCTGA
- a CDS encoding amidohydrolase family protein: MAMPTDIGIIDLGMGFPYTSVEEKKAAYDFFKANLKDRQSLEEFEFPAQYMFKDVPDVVDPGTDPVQWIVEKMDAFGIEQCMTGINDHSIRAKAEHPGRFHLMAQADPNKGMDTVRRLKQLKAEHNVVAAMTFPSGMVPQVGVGDKLMYPIYATCCELDIPICINGGIVGPRMPSWPQHVEQFDEVLYDFPELTMVMMHGGEPWTELAVKLMLKWPGLHYMTSAFAPKHYPKDIIRYANTRGADKIMYCGYFPAGLSLERQFREMPNVPFNDDVWPKFLRENALRVFKLDQDR, translated from the coding sequence ATGGCCATGCCGACCGACATCGGGATCATCGACCTCGGGATGGGGTTCCCGTACACCAGCGTCGAGGAGAAGAAGGCGGCCTACGACTTCTTCAAGGCCAACCTCAAGGACCGCCAGTCCCTCGAGGAGTTCGAGTTCCCGGCGCAGTACATGTTCAAGGACGTGCCCGACGTCGTGGATCCGGGCACCGACCCGGTGCAGTGGATCGTCGAGAAGATGGACGCGTTCGGCATCGAGCAGTGCATGACCGGGATCAACGATCACTCGATCCGGGCCAAGGCCGAGCACCCGGGCCGGTTCCACCTCATGGCCCAGGCCGACCCCAACAAGGGCATGGACACCGTGCGGCGCCTCAAGCAGCTCAAGGCCGAGCACAACGTGGTCGCCGCCATGACCTTCCCGTCGGGGATGGTCCCCCAGGTCGGTGTGGGCGACAAGTTGATGTACCCGATCTACGCCACCTGCTGCGAGCTCGACATCCCGATCTGCATCAACGGCGGCATCGTCGGGCCGCGCATGCCCAGCTGGCCCCAGCACGTCGAGCAGTTCGACGAGGTGCTCTACGACTTCCCCGAGCTCACCATGGTGATGATGCACGGCGGGGAGCCCTGGACCGAGCTGGCGGTGAAGCTGATGCTCAAGTGGCCCGGGCTGCACTACATGACCAGCGCCTTCGCGCCCAAGCACTACCCCAAGGACATCATCCGCTACGCCAACACCCGTGGCGCCGACAAGATCATGTACTGCGGGTACTTCCCCGCGGGGCTGTCCCTCGAGCGCCAGTTCCGCGAGATGCCGAACGTGCCGTTCAACGACGACGTGTGGCCCAAGTTCCTGCGCGAGAACGCGCTGCGGGTGTTCAAGCTCGACCAGGATCGCTGA
- a CDS encoding SURF1 family cytochrome oxidase biogenesis protein: MYRFLVSPRWILSHLFVAACVVAMVAAGIWQLDRLDERRAANRLVVAAQEERPAPVTELVPEGTSASADDVDAVQYRTATVTGTYLVDGQVLVRNRTYEGAPGYWVLTPLVQADGTAVVVNRGWVPFDVQPDGPWDRFAPPAGPVTVTGLVRPPQVRDTGGIVSSPEDPAEGVLRTLSRVDVARLDQQVDVALLPLYLDLRAQEPPQPESVPVPVPAPQLDEGPHLGYAGQWFIFAALTVVVYPLLLRRVARNRAAARRSEDDTDPGDDGGPGGHGPGGDPTPGASPVAAAVDHARPVAGAAPTAAGARRAGPAG, encoded by the coding sequence GTGTACCGGTTCCTGGTGTCCCCCCGCTGGATCCTGTCGCACCTCTTCGTCGCCGCCTGCGTGGTCGCCATGGTGGCCGCCGGCATCTGGCAGCTCGACCGCCTCGACGAACGGCGCGCTGCCAACCGCCTGGTCGTGGCCGCTCAGGAGGAGCGCCCGGCGCCGGTCACCGAGCTGGTCCCCGAGGGGACGTCGGCGTCGGCCGACGACGTGGATGCCGTGCAGTACCGCACGGCGACCGTCACCGGCACCTACCTCGTCGACGGTCAGGTGCTGGTGCGGAACCGCACCTACGAGGGAGCACCCGGGTACTGGGTGTTGACGCCCCTGGTGCAGGCCGACGGCACGGCCGTGGTGGTCAACCGGGGCTGGGTCCCCTTCGACGTCCAGCCCGACGGCCCCTGGGACCGCTTCGCCCCACCGGCCGGGCCCGTCACCGTCACCGGCCTCGTGCGCCCACCCCAGGTGCGCGACACCGGGGGCATCGTGTCGAGCCCCGAGGACCCCGCCGAGGGGGTGCTGCGCACCCTGTCGAGGGTCGACGTGGCCCGTCTCGACCAGCAGGTCGACGTGGCCCTGCTGCCCCTCTACCTGGACCTGCGGGCCCAGGAGCCGCCCCAGCCCGAGTCGGTGCCGGTGCCGGTGCCCGCTCCGCAGCTCGACGAAGGACCGCACCTCGGGTACGCCGGGCAGTGGTTCATCTTCGCCGCGCTCACGGTCGTGGTGTACCCGTTGCTGCTGCGACGGGTGGCGCGCAACCGGGCCGCGGCTCGCCGCTCGGAGGACGACACCGATCCCGGAGACGACGGGGGACCGGGTGGCCATGGTCCAGGGGGCGACCCGACCCCGGGCGCCAGCCCGGTGGCCGCTGCAGTCGACCACGCCAGGCCCGTCGCCGGCGCGGCTCCGACGGCTGCCGGTGCCCGTCGGGCAGGCCCGGCCGGCTGA
- a CDS encoding long-chain fatty acid--CoA ligase, whose product MLGLMQDRPLVLTHFFDRAEKLFRDKEVVTATATGIDRVSYGQWAERTRRLGGVLDDLGISADGRVGTFAWNTARHLELYFGVPCSGRVVHTLNIRLFPEQVTYIVNHAEDEVIFVDRSLLGLLWPLVDTFTTVRHLVVMDDGVGELPADTKGVSLHDYEDLLGAASPAEFHVDDENQAASMCYTSGTTGNPKGVVYSHRSTWLHTAGVMMADSLGACERDTIMPVVPMFHANAWGLAHAGVASGADLVMPGPDLSPAALVRLIETQRVTVAAGVPTIWMGVLDAVDGHDVSSLRAIPCGGSAVPKVLSEAYRAKLGMPILQAWGMTETSPVASICRIKSTLDHLTEDAKADLRASIGLIAPGVDFRVVDQATGEAVPWDGVSRGELQVAGPWIAREYYDDDRSGDSFTDDGWLRTGDVVTCDTEGYLRIVDRTKDVVKSGGEWISSVELENEIMGHPSVAEAAVIGVRHPKWGERPLACVVVKPDESVTKDELLGFLDGKVAKWWLPDDVVFIDEVPKTSVGKFSKRDLRDRFADHELPTS is encoded by the coding sequence ATGTTGGGCTTGATGCAGGACCGACCGCTCGTGCTCACCCACTTCTTCGATCGCGCCGAGAAGCTCTTTCGCGACAAGGAGGTGGTCACCGCCACCGCCACCGGCATCGACCGGGTGTCGTACGGGCAGTGGGCCGAGCGCACCCGCCGTCTCGGTGGGGTCCTCGACGACCTCGGGATCAGCGCCGACGGCCGAGTGGGCACGTTCGCCTGGAACACGGCGCGCCACCTCGAGCTCTACTTCGGGGTGCCCTGCAGCGGACGGGTGGTGCACACCCTCAACATCCGCCTCTTCCCCGAGCAGGTCACCTACATCGTGAACCACGCCGAGGACGAGGTCATCTTCGTCGACCGGTCCCTCCTGGGGCTCTTGTGGCCGCTCGTCGACACCTTCACCACCGTGCGCCACCTCGTGGTCATGGACGACGGCGTGGGCGAGCTCCCGGCCGACACCAAGGGCGTGAGCCTCCACGACTACGAGGACCTGCTCGGCGCCGCCAGCCCGGCGGAGTTCCACGTCGACGACGAGAACCAGGCCGCGTCGATGTGCTACACGAGCGGCACGACGGGCAACCCCAAGGGCGTCGTCTACAGCCACCGCTCGACGTGGCTGCACACCGCGGGTGTGATGATGGCCGACAGCCTGGGGGCCTGCGAGCGCGACACGATCATGCCCGTGGTGCCCATGTTCCACGCCAACGCATGGGGGCTGGCCCATGCCGGCGTGGCCAGCGGCGCCGACCTGGTGATGCCGGGCCCGGACCTCTCGCCGGCTGCGCTGGTCCGCCTCATCGAGACCCAGCGCGTCACGGTGGCCGCCGGGGTGCCCACCATCTGGATGGGGGTGCTCGATGCCGTCGACGGCCACGACGTCTCCAGCCTGCGGGCCATCCCGTGCGGCGGCTCGGCCGTGCCCAAGGTCCTCTCCGAGGCCTACCGGGCCAAGCTGGGGATGCCCATCCTCCAGGCGTGGGGCATGACCGAGACGAGTCCGGTGGCCTCGATCTGTCGCATCAAGTCGACCCTCGACCACCTCACCGAGGACGCCAAGGCCGACCTGCGAGCCAGCATCGGGCTGATCGCCCCGGGTGTCGACTTCCGGGTGGTCGACCAGGCCACCGGCGAGGCCGTGCCGTGGGACGGCGTCAGCCGGGGCGAGCTGCAGGTGGCCGGGCCCTGGATCGCCCGCGAGTACTACGACGACGATCGCTCCGGGGACTCCTTCACCGACGACGGGTGGCTCCGGACCGGCGACGTGGTCACCTGCGACACCGAGGGGTACCTGCGCATCGTCGACCGCACCAAGGACGTGGTGAAGTCGGGCGGCGAGTGGATCTCGTCGGTCGAGCTCGAGAACGAGATCATGGGTCACCCGTCGGTGGCCGAAGCAGCCGTCATCGGGGTCCGTCATCCCAAGTGGGGCGAGCGTCCGCTGGCCTGCGTGGTGGTGAAGCCGGACGAGAGCGTCACCAAGGACGAGCTGCTCGGCTTCCTCGACGGCAAGGTGGCCAAGTGGTGGCTGCCCGACGACGTGGTCTTCATCGACGAGGTCCCCAAGACCTCGGTGGGCAAGTTCTCCAAGCGCGACCTGCGTGACCGCTTCGCCGACCACGAGCTGCCCACCAGCTGA